The sequence TGGCGTTGTCAACCACTTTAGAAACGATGGAGCGGACATGCTCATCTTTAACTCGCATTTCAGTTGTCTTCATTAATTTATTCCGCAAATCGGTTTTCAATTCATCCAGAGTCTCAAATTCGCTGACATCTTTTGCAAATTCATCGTCTAGAGCGGAAAGTTCTTTGCGTTGAATTTTTTTAATGAGAGTTTTAAAGACAGCCTCTTTTCCAGCTAGCTCTGCACTATGATATTCAGCAGGGAAGGTAACGTTTACTTCAACAGGTTGTCCTATTTCAGCTCCAATTAAACCTTCTTCAAAACCGGGAATAAATGTTCCTGAGCCAATGACAAGCTCGTAGTTCTCAGCTTTACCGCCAAGGAAAGGTGTTCCATCTGTAAATCCTTCAAAATCTAAGGTTACAGTATCATCATTCTCGACTTTGCCTTCTTCGAGGGTAATCAGACGAGCGTGTTGCTGTTGCTTGCTTTTAAGTGCTTCTTCAACTTCTTCTTCGGAAATAATGGCTGCACTTTGTTCGATCTTGAGGCCTTTATATTCACCAAGCTCAACTTCCGGTTTAACCATAACTTTTGCTTTAAAAATCAGGTCTTTTCCTTCCTCAATTTGAACTAATTCAACACTTGGGCGGTCTACCGGGTCGATACCACTTTCCAGAACTGCTTCAGAGTATGCCGGGCCGACTAATTGATCTAAGGCTTCGTCATAAAGTGATTCTTTTCCTACATGCTGTTCAACCATGCGACGTGGTGCTTTTCCTTTACGAAATCCAGGAACGTTAACTTTCTTGGCCAACACTTTAGCTGCTTGATTCACCGCACTGACAAATTTTTCGGCTTCTACGGTAACTTCCAGAGCTACAAGATTTTTTTCTAGTTTTTCAACTGAGACTGACATATTATGTTCTCCCCCTTAAACACTATTTAAGACTATGTGCAAGGCAGCTGTGGATACTCGTTAGTCTTACCGTTTTTTTAAGACTACAAACCCCCGCTTAAGCCAAATACATCTATGAAATTCACTAATCAATTATAACAGACTTACTTCTCGTAATCAAATTGAAGAACCCCTCCGCAGACGTCACGGATAACTCTTGCTATTCAGGGCAAAATACCCTATCAAAAGATCCTAAACATTTAGGAAAGGGAGAACAAGCATGCTTATCATTGTAGTTAGAACCCTTATTCTTTATTTAGTGGTTATTATCGCCCTGCGCTTGATGGGAAAAAGGGAAATCGGCCAGTTACAGCCTTTTGAGTTAGTTGTTATCCTCATGATCTCTGAGCTCGCGGCTGTGCCTAGTGAAAACATTGGGGTTCCACTCCTCAGCGGCATTATTCCCATTCTGGTTCTCCTATCAGCAAGCCTAACTTTAGCCTGGATTTCTCTTAAAAGCGAAACGGCACGAGATATTATTTGCGGAAAGCCAAGCATCCTTATTGATCGCGGTAAAATTTCAGAAACCGAACTCAGGAGAAATTGTTACAACATGAGCGATTTGCTCGAAGAACTCCGCCTTAATGATATCCCTAACATTGCTGATGTCGAATATGCAATCTTAGAAAACAATGGTCAAGTTAGTGTTATGCCTAAGGTTCAGAAAAGGCCCATCATTCCTGACGATTTAAAGATTACCCCCGCTTATGAAGGCTTACCCTTAGCTCTTATTATGGATGGCAAATTGAAACGGAATAATCTGGAGCGAAGTGATAAGGATTTGGAATGGTTGATGCGAGAACTTAAGAAACATAAGCTTGACAAGATCGAAGATGTCCTGATTGCCAGCTTAGATTCTTCAGGTAAACTTTTTATACAAGAAAAAGAAAGTCAAAACAAAAAAAAAGTTAAACCATTACAGACTCAAGTGTGAGGTGAATAGATTTGAGAACCCTGGGAACCATTATTGTTATTGTTATTTTTTTACTGGGAGGCTCTTATGCTTCCTATGAATTTGTAAAAACCACAACTCAAGCAACTGAGGCACACTTAAAGACGGTTGAACAATCTATTTCAGCTCAGCAATGGGATGAAGCTAAAAAGGAATTAGGGATTGTTCAGGAAAGTTGGAAGAATAACGCTAACTGGTGGAGTATTATTCTTGATCACCAAGAAATTGACACCATTGATCTTAGCATTGGTCGATTAGAAAGATTTATTAGCACAAAAGACATTCCCCTTTCTATGGGCGAATTGTCTGACTTACAACTATTATTCTCTTATCTTTTTGATGCTGAGAGGTTTAATATCCCAAATATCTTTTAAGATAATCCCTGTTAAAATCTCACACTTGTCATATCTTAAAATTTATGATAGAATTCTCTCTGTTGCAACAATAATAAATTTGCGAGAGTGGCGGAACTGGCAGACGCACTGGATTTAGGTTCCAGCGGGAAACCGTGGGGGTTCGAGTCCCTTCTCTCGCACCACATTATGAGGCTAAGTCCGCCTGACATTAAGTTGTCAGGCGGATTTTTTGACTGTCTTTTTTGGCTTGGCAAATCGCACTTAATTCCCCCTAGTTCAGTTTGTTGGGTTTTGGTTGAGTCAACAGGGAACTATTAAATGAATTATAAAATTGCAATCAGGAATAATAAACAAGGGCATAATGATGCAATTTCAGTAAAATCCAATACCATTTTGAAAAAACGGACTATGAATTCATTGCGAGTTCCTCTTTATGCATGCAACTTTGTCACTGATTCAACACATACCATTTACACAAACAATAAGATAGGGGGAAACATTATGAAGGATAGAATGTATTTTGGTTTTGTCGTTGGTTTAATTGCAGGAATTCCTTTAAGTATCTGGACGTTTTTTTCATACTACGTATTAGACTTTACTCAGACAAGAATGTTGGATTATGCTTCAGAAATATTATTTGGACGATTACCTCTTAATGCATTGGAAAGCATTATTGCCTGGATTGGGCAAATGGCATTTTGCGGATTTGTCGGAGTAGGCTTTGCGTATTTAATCCCTATTGTTACCAGTAGACATTACTTAGCTAAAGGATGGATATATTCGGCTTTTATATGGTTCAGTTCATATGCAGTTGCTACTTTATTCAAAATGCCTGATTTATTTTACACAGCACCATACACAGTTGTTTCAAATCTTATAGGGGCAAGTATATATGGATTGGTACTTGCAGAAGCCACCAGGCGGTTGATTAGTACTCCTAAATGCCCTGGAAATTAGTACCTCAGCCTTTCGACCTAAGCTATTGCATAAAATGGTCGTAATTTCCTCTATTTAACATTGACCAAATCAAAGAGTCTTGCTACAATAGTCCTTGTCCAAAACACATGCCGATGTAGCTCAATTGGTAGAGCAGCTGATTTGTAATCAGCAGGTTACAGGTTCGAGTCCTGCCATCGGCTCCAGTTAATTTAATAATCAGTAGAGGATAGACCTTAGGGGTTTCTATCCTCTATTTTTCTATTCCTTTATTTGCAGTTTCCATTTTGTATCTTAGCAAAGGAGTATTCTCCCGCCTGGTTTTTATATTCATTGCTTTTCACCCCCCTTAAATTATTTCACCCAAACGTATAAGGCTTTAAGAGAAACTATAATTCACAACGAAACCTAAAGATATTGCGCATGCCTCCGGACGCGGAGGTTTTTTTGAGATTAAACATCAAATTTAGATTTTAAAACTTTCGCTGCAATTTACATCTAACTAATTACATATTTTAACTGGTATCGCTTCGACATAAATCACAAAACCTAAACTGTCAAAATAACATACGAGGAGGTTTTGTGAATGTTTGGCATAAAAAAGAGAACTAGTAATCCAAATAGTTTGTTTAGTCCACCTTCGTTATTTCTCCATGCCCTTACTATTGGAGCTGCGGTTTGGGTAGGCAAAGCTTGGGGAGATAAAGACGATCTTTAGGGTTAACCTCCCCTACCTAACCTTCAAGGTTATACAGCTAGGATAGATGTAATGACTTAAGCGTCATTACAATGGCAAAAGACTTGGAGAATCCCGAATGATGGAATATTGGGGGTAAAATAAACTTGGAAAACAACCGATTATATTTTACCCAGACTAAGAAATTAGCGTAAAAGGAGAGTATTATGGCAACTTTAGGCAAAGAAAATAATTTTAAATTTGTACCAGAAGGAAACGCTCAAAAGCCTCAAATACTAACACCAAAAACTAATGTAATCGCTAAAAAGACGGATGTTTTAAATAATGAAAGTTCAGATCCTAGTCATAGTTGATTGTTGTAAGGGACAGCCTTGGCTGTCCTAAAATTTATCCCCCCAACCCCTTAGCTGCCTCTACAATAAGCAATAAGCAAAAAGCAGAAAAAGCGGTAACTAAAAAGAACCGTTTAAAGCGGTTCCATGAAAGGTCGTCAGCCTAAACTCTGAATCAACCAAAAATATTCAAAGATCAAAACCATTAGATCCACTCCGATTAAAACCAGTAAGTTAGCCAGCCAATTCTCGGGATATTTCCAAAAGTAAAACATAATATTGAATAGGATAACGGCGGCTGAGCAGACACCCCAGCGCATGTACAGTCCTGGGTCATTTGAGAATAGGTGAATGAACCATATCACTGGGATAAATAAAAAGACGCCTAAAAATGTAATTATTGAGTAACCGATTAAGCGGCGCAAATCGTCGGGACCGGGCTTTGCTTTACCCATGGTTTCTCCCCCTTCACCCTTGATTTTATGGGATAAATAAGTATATCACGAATAATCTGGAGTTTGTAATAACTCCGTTTTTTGAGGAGAGGCTAAGGTCTTACCTACTAAAGGCTTAGTTGAGACATTCAGAAAAGCGACCTAAAAGACTTGCTCTTAGGTCGCTTCCATTTTTCCGGTAAATTTTATTTAGCAGGCATTCACTTATTATCCCTCAGATTTTTGTTTCTAATGCTTTTTGTTGTCACTTTTTTCTTTAGCCTTATCATTTCCATTGTCAGCTTTTTTGTTCTGCTCTGTCTTTTCCTTCTTAGAGGATCTATCAACAGTTGATGAAGACTCTATACTAGCAGGAGCAATTGTTACAGATGTTGGCTGAGTATTGGCCAAGGAAGCTTCTTGAGAGGATGCAGGTTCAGTCACAGTCACTTCGTTTGTTGAGGCCTGATCCTGGCTATCCTCCTGTTCAGCATCCTCTTGATCGTCCTTTAGCTGGAGCTTTCCGTTTTCTTTAAGTGTCTTCTTAAATTCTTTCAAGGCAACCTTAGCTTCTTTTTCTAAAGCTTTGTTATGTGCTACACCTCTGACTTCTGACTCTGTTGAATCATCGCCGGTTCCCGCTGCTGTCTCTTCAGCAGCCACTGCATTGCTTCTAGCCTCTTGCTTCTCCATCTTTGTAACCGCTTTTTCCATAGAACGTACTACATTAAGAGCCAGCTTTTGAGCCGCCTGGGGAGGGAGTTTTTCGAGCAGATTACCTAATACTTTTATGTTGTTTTGATTGACATTCGTAAGAGCGA comes from Desulfosporosinus meridiei DSM 13257 and encodes:
- the tig gene encoding trigger factor, coding for MSVSVEKLEKNLVALEVTVEAEKFVSAVNQAAKVLAKKVNVPGFRKGKAPRRMVEQHVGKESLYDEALDQLVGPAYSEAVLESGIDPVDRPSVELVQIEEGKDLIFKAKVMVKPEVELGEYKGLKIEQSAAIISEEEVEEALKSKQQQHARLITLEEGKVENDDTVTLDFEGFTDGTPFLGGKAENYELVIGSGTFIPGFEEGLIGAEIGQPVEVNVTFPAEYHSAELAGKEAVFKTLIKKIQRKELSALDDEFAKDVSEFETLDELKTDLRNKLMKTTEMRVKDEHVRSIVSKVVDNASVEIPEVMINERINVMVDDLSRNLAQQGMTLEHYFQFTNSTEAAMKEELRPQAAESVKTDLVLETIAKVEGIEITEDELDEELKKASERHGQDAALLKRTLIARGELQFYKQSMNSQKTVNFLVEQNT
- a CDS encoding DUF421 domain-containing protein, encoding MLIIVVRTLILYLVVIIALRLMGKREIGQLQPFELVVILMISELAAVPSENIGVPLLSGIIPILVLLSASLTLAWISLKSETARDIICGKPSILIDRGKISETELRRNCYNMSDLLEELRLNDIPNIADVEYAILENNGQVSVMPKVQKRPIIPDDLKITPAYEGLPLALIMDGKLKRNNLERSDKDLEWLMRELKKHKLDKIEDVLIASLDSSGKLFIQEKESQNKKKVKPLQTQV
- a CDS encoding DUF4363 family protein; this encodes MRTLGTIIVIVIFLLGGSYASYEFVKTTTQATEAHLKTVEQSISAQQWDEAKKELGIVQESWKNNANWWSIILDHQEIDTIDLSIGRLERFISTKDIPLSMGELSDLQLLFSYLFDAERFNIPNIF